Proteins found in one Paraburkholderia caballeronis genomic segment:
- a CDS encoding SulP family inorganic anion transporter yields MAIELLRGIRPLTRASALRDALAGATLASMNVPQLLGYARIAGMPAVTGLYTGFLPLIAFALFGASRHLVVAADSATATILAGRLSSMAAPSSAEYVALAGATALLTAGLLLLARIFRLGFLADFLSRTVLVGFLAGVGMQVGIAMLGDMAGLSISSPRTTEQVRQIVSQLGGIHWPTLGISALVAASILIFRRYRPHWPVPLVAVVGGIVASSTLHFAAHGIAVIGPVAGGLPSLRLPLVNWTQVLDLLPVAASCFAIIVAQSAATSRAFAERYRERIDDDTNLLGLAAANAAASLSGAFVVNGSLTQTAMADQAGARSQFAQLTFAVVVLVVLLFLSRWLQYLPHCVLASVVFTIACGLVQGRALLDMRHESPGELALAIVTALAVVTVGVENGILLAIALSLLRHVRHSYRPHTMMLAPGDGGRWLPVPAQPGRETAPGLIVYRFGADLFYANDHLFVDETHRLIGAAPTPVRWFVVDAAAITDIDYSAGRSVCDLCDELAKRGVRVIFARVNPYLRADMDRHRITPVVGAQNLFETLHEALAAVHPDLGARSET; encoded by the coding sequence ATGGCGATTGAACTGCTCAGGGGCATACGCCCGCTGACGCGCGCGTCGGCGCTGCGCGACGCGCTGGCCGGCGCAACGCTCGCATCGATGAACGTTCCGCAACTGCTCGGTTATGCGCGCATCGCCGGGATGCCGGCGGTCACGGGCCTCTACACCGGCTTCCTGCCGCTGATCGCGTTCGCGTTGTTCGGCGCGTCGCGCCACCTCGTCGTCGCGGCCGACTCGGCGACCGCGACGATTCTCGCGGGCCGCCTGTCCTCGATGGCCGCGCCGTCGAGCGCCGAATACGTCGCGCTCGCGGGCGCGACCGCGCTGCTGACCGCCGGCCTGCTGCTGCTCGCGCGGATCTTCCGCCTCGGTTTCCTCGCGGACTTCCTGTCGCGCACGGTGCTGGTCGGTTTTCTCGCGGGCGTCGGCATGCAGGTCGGCATCGCGATGCTCGGCGACATGGCCGGCCTGTCGATCTCGTCGCCGCGCACGACCGAGCAGGTCAGGCAGATCGTGTCGCAACTGGGCGGCATCCACTGGCCGACGCTCGGCATCTCGGCGCTGGTCGCCGCATCGATCCTGATCTTCCGGCGCTACCGGCCGCACTGGCCCGTGCCGCTCGTCGCGGTGGTCGGCGGCATCGTCGCGAGCAGCACGCTGCACTTCGCCGCGCACGGCATCGCGGTCATCGGGCCGGTCGCGGGCGGGCTGCCGTCGCTGCGCCTGCCGCTCGTGAACTGGACCCAGGTGCTCGATCTGCTGCCGGTCGCCGCGTCGTGTTTCGCGATCATCGTCGCGCAGAGCGCCGCGACGAGCCGCGCGTTCGCGGAGCGTTACCGCGAGCGCATCGACGACGACACGAACCTGCTCGGCCTCGCGGCCGCGAACGCGGCGGCGTCGCTGTCCGGCGCGTTCGTCGTGAACGGCAGTCTCACGCAGACCGCGATGGCCGACCAGGCCGGCGCGCGCAGCCAGTTCGCGCAACTGACGTTCGCGGTCGTCGTGCTGGTGGTGCTGCTGTTCCTGAGCCGCTGGCTGCAATACCTGCCGCATTGCGTGCTGGCGAGCGTCGTGTTCACGATCGCGTGCGGGCTCGTGCAAGGGCGCGCGCTGCTGGACATGCGGCACGAGAGTCCCGGCGAACTCGCGCTCGCGATCGTGACCGCGCTCGCGGTCGTGACGGTCGGCGTCGAGAACGGGATTCTGCTCGCGATCGCGCTGTCGCTGCTGCGGCACGTGCGGCATTCGTATCGTCCGCACACGATGATGCTCGCGCCCGGCGACGGGGGACGCTGGCTGCCGGTGCCCGCGCAGCCGGGCCGCGAGACCGCGCCGGGGCTGATCGTCTACCGGTTCGGCGCGGACCTGTTCTACGCGAACGATCACCTGTTCGTCGACGAGACGCACCGGCTGATCGGCGCGGCGCCGACGCCGGTGCGCTGGTTCGTCGTCGATGCGGCGGCGATCACCGACATCGACTATTCGGCCGGGCGCTCGGTCTGCGACCTGTGCGACGAGCTGGCGAAACGCGGCGTGCGCGTGATTTTCGCGCGCGTGAATCCTTATCTGCGCGCGGACATGGACCGGCACCGGATCACCCCGGTCGTGGGCGCGCAGAACCTGTTCGAGACGCTGCACGAAGCGTTGGCGGCGGTGCACCCGGATCTCGGCGCGCGCTCGGAGACGTGA
- a CDS encoding MarR family winged helix-turn-helix transcriptional regulator: MSKRHSGLAKADFEQLSEFRYQMRRFERFSEQAAQAEGITPLQYLLLLHIKGYPQREWATIGELAERLQAQHHGVVSLVSRCEALGLVERRPSEVDRRQVEVHLLEPGETLLAKLAQKHRAELKSLAGTFRVPQIDR, translated from the coding sequence ATGAGCAAACGTCACAGCGGCCTCGCGAAGGCCGATTTCGAGCAGTTGTCCGAGTTCCGCTACCAGATGCGCCGCTTCGAGCGTTTCTCGGAGCAGGCCGCGCAGGCCGAGGGCATCACGCCGCTGCAATACCTGTTGCTGCTGCACATCAAGGGATATCCGCAGCGCGAATGGGCGACGATCGGCGAACTGGCCGAGCGGCTGCAGGCGCAGCATCACGGCGTCGTGTCGCTGGTGTCGCGCTGCGAGGCGCTCGGGCTCGTCGAGCGCCGGCCGAGCGAGGTCGACCGCCGGCAGGTCGAGGTGCATCTGCTCGAACCCGGCGAGACGCTGCTCGCGAAACTCGCGCAGAAACATCGCGCGGAACTGAAGTCGCTGGCCGGCACGTTCCGCGTCCCGCAGATCGATCGATAA
- a CDS encoding substrate-binding domain-containing protein has translation MATLKDVAALAGVGLSTASRAISGNGPVSADAAARVHAAIEALNFRPSSIGRAMATQSLGIIGIFVPTFFGSYYGTILKETDAELRSVGRHVVVATGYGELSPREQAIEGVRFLIGRDCDGIAVISHDLRDDDLAMLHGLHPRMVFVNRAFAQITEASFCVDHFGGGVLAARTLVEHGHRDIAVIAGPDTATDNVDRMNGFFAELERHGITRESVPFVASDFSLEGGFRSVRVLLDMRRRFTGLFCANDTMAVGALAQLQQSGISVPHDLSVIGYDDDYSAAYTAPALTSVHIPTAELTRNAVRWLLNQCYRTTWSIERDFPVSVTMRASVAKAPDARVSEPATR, from the coding sequence ATGGCGACATTGAAGGACGTCGCCGCGCTCGCGGGCGTCGGTCTGTCCACTGCGTCCCGCGCGATCTCCGGCAACGGCCCGGTGTCCGCCGACGCGGCCGCGCGCGTGCACGCCGCGATCGAGGCATTGAACTTCCGCCCGTCGTCGATCGGCCGCGCGATGGCGACGCAGTCGCTCGGCATCATCGGCATCTTCGTGCCGACGTTCTTCGGCTCGTATTACGGGACGATCCTGAAGGAGACCGACGCGGAACTGCGCAGCGTCGGCCGCCATGTCGTCGTCGCGACCGGTTATGGCGAACTGTCGCCGCGCGAGCAGGCGATCGAGGGGGTGCGTTTTCTGATCGGCCGCGACTGCGACGGCATCGCGGTCATCAGCCACGATCTGCGCGACGACGACCTTGCGATGCTGCACGGCCTGCATCCGCGAATGGTGTTCGTGAACCGCGCGTTCGCGCAGATAACGGAAGCGTCGTTCTGCGTCGATCACTTCGGCGGCGGCGTGCTGGCCGCGCGCACGCTGGTCGAGCACGGCCATCGCGACATCGCGGTGATCGCCGGGCCGGACACGGCGACCGACAACGTCGACCGGATGAACGGCTTTTTCGCGGAACTGGAACGGCACGGCATTACGCGCGAGTCGGTGCCGTTCGTCGCGTCGGACTTCTCGCTCGAAGGCGGCTTCAGGTCCGTGCGCGTGCTGCTCGACATGCGGCGGCGCTTCACGGGTCTGTTCTGCGCGAACGACACGATGGCGGTCGGCGCGCTCGCGCAGTTGCAGCAGTCGGGCATCTCGGTGCCGCACGACCTGTCGGTGATCGGCTACGACGACGACTATTCGGCCGCGTACACCGCACCCGCGCTGACGTCGGTGCATATCCCCACCGCCGAATTGACGCGCAACGCGGTGCGCTGGCTGCTGAACCAGTGCTATCGGACCACGTGGTCGATCGAGCGGGACTTCCCGGTCAGCGTGACGATGCGCGCGTCGGTCGCGAAAGCGCCTGACGCGCGCGTATCGGAGCCCGCGACGAGATAA
- a CDS encoding chloride channel protein: MHAAPHKRDFSVNARLPGICALAAAIGVLSTAAAYVLLHLIRFFTNLFFFGSLSFADRSPAGHALGAWVVLVPVAGGLIVGLIARYGSERIRGHGIPEAIEAILFGRSRMSPKVAILKPLASGIAIGSGGPFGAEGPIIMTGGALGSLVAQCVRLSAAERKTLLVAGAAAGMTAVFGTPVAAVLLAVELLLFEWRPRSLIPVALACAVAGFARGAGFGTGVLFPLATAPVMPLSLVSCVIAGLLCGALAAGLSGALYKVEDLFARLPVHWMWWPAIGGLAVGIGGWIEPRALGVGYDVIGDLLHLQLGWQTAAAILGVKAVIWVIALGSGTSGGVLAPLLMLGAGLGVLTGHLLPGGEPLLWPLVCMAATLGATLGAPLTAIVFAFELTHDANALLPLLAATLVAHALSTVVMRRSIMTGKIARRGRHIYREYGVDPLERHYVDEVMTRDVETIDASLTAQAALAKHFDATQTHRAYPVVDEAGAAVGVADRASLMALAADERSQHAPLLNSLHVRMPAVALADETCRLVATRLAVHGLERLPVVADRQSMRLTGIVSRSDLVKLSLAHFDDEHRRERFRRVLPAGGVKRRGRKARRAMAAR; the protein is encoded by the coding sequence ATGCACGCCGCCCCGCACAAACGCGATTTTTCCGTCAACGCGAGACTGCCCGGCATCTGCGCGCTCGCCGCCGCGATCGGCGTGTTGAGCACGGCCGCCGCGTACGTGCTGCTGCACCTGATCCGCTTCTTCACGAACCTGTTTTTCTTCGGCAGCCTGTCGTTCGCGGACCGCTCGCCGGCCGGCCATGCGCTCGGCGCGTGGGTCGTGCTGGTGCCGGTCGCGGGCGGCCTGATCGTCGGGCTGATCGCGCGTTACGGGTCCGAGCGGATTCGCGGCCACGGCATTCCGGAGGCGATCGAGGCGATCCTGTTCGGCCGCAGCCGGATGTCGCCGAAGGTCGCGATCCTGAAGCCGCTCGCGTCCGGCATCGCGATCGGCAGCGGCGGGCCGTTCGGCGCGGAAGGGCCGATCATCATGACCGGTGGCGCGCTCGGTTCGCTCGTCGCGCAGTGCGTGCGGCTGTCGGCGGCCGAGCGCAAGACGCTGCTCGTCGCCGGCGCGGCGGCCGGGATGACCGCGGTGTTCGGCACGCCGGTCGCCGCGGTGCTGCTGGCGGTCGAACTGCTGCTGTTCGAATGGCGTCCGCGCAGCCTGATTCCGGTTGCGCTCGCCTGCGCGGTCGCCGGCTTCGCGCGCGGCGCCGGGTTCGGCACTGGCGTGCTGTTCCCGCTCGCGACCGCGCCGGTCATGCCGCTGTCGCTCGTGTCGTGCGTGATCGCCGGCCTGCTGTGCGGCGCGCTGGCGGCGGGGCTGTCGGGCGCGCTGTACAAGGTCGAGGATCTATTCGCGCGGCTGCCGGTGCACTGGATGTGGTGGCCGGCGATCGGCGGCCTCGCGGTCGGCATCGGCGGGTGGATCGAGCCGCGTGCGCTCGGCGTCGGTTACGACGTGATCGGCGATCTGCTGCATCTGCAACTCGGCTGGCAGACCGCAGCGGCGATCCTCGGCGTGAAGGCGGTGATCTGGGTGATCGCGCTCGGCTCCGGCACGTCGGGCGGCGTGCTCGCGCCGCTGCTGATGCTCGGCGCGGGGCTCGGCGTGCTGACCGGCCACCTGCTGCCCGGCGGCGAGCCGCTGCTGTGGCCGCTCGTCTGCATGGCCGCGACGCTGGGCGCTACGCTCGGCGCGCCGCTGACCGCGATCGTCTTCGCGTTCGAACTCACGCACGACGCGAACGCGCTGCTGCCGCTGCTCGCGGCGACGCTGGTCGCGCATGCGCTCTCGACGGTCGTGATGCGCCGCTCGATCATGACCGGGAAGATCGCGCGGCGCGGCCGCCATATCTATCGCGAGTATGGCGTCGATCCGCTGGAGCGGCATTACGTGGACGAAGTGATGACGCGCGACGTCGAGACGATCGACGCGTCGCTCACGGCGCAAGCCGCGCTGGCGAAACACTTCGATGCGACGCAGACGCATCGTGCGTATCCGGTCGTCGATGAAGCGGGCGCGGCGGTCGGCGTCGCGGATCGCGCCTCGTTGATGGCGCTGGCGGCCGATGAGCGGTCGCAACATGCGCCGCTGCTGAATTCGCTGCACGTTCGCATGCCGGCGGTCGCGCTCGCCGACGAGACCTGCCGGCTCGTGGCGACGCGCCTTGCGGTGCATGGGCTCGAACGGCTGCCGGTCGTCGCGGACCGGCAGTCGATGCGGCTGACCGGCATCGTGTCGCGCAGCGATCTCGTGAAGCTGTCGCTCGCGCACTTCGACGACGAACATCGGCGCGAGCGTTTCAGGCGTGTGTTGCCGGCCGGCGGCGTTAAACGGCGAGGGCGGAAAGCGCGACGCGCGATGGCGGCGCGTTAG